Proteins encoded within one genomic window of Actinoplanes octamycinicus:
- a CDS encoding ROK family protein, translating to MARREAPAAGPGSRALIVDVIRSAVAISRGELVDLTGLTQPSISNIVRELIADGIIHEIGSLDSAHGRPRKLIAINPASRFGIGFHLGPETVTCVAVDLTGGVVGREAVPRLPGDDGRADRLADRFEHFTAGLDLPRERIEGLAVVAPGTLPSGLRPELSARIGVPVLLENDAAAAALGEFWSRRVSREQAFGCLYLGTGIGAGLVFGGALFRGAGFGAGEFGHMSIDHRGRSCPCGNRGCVQQYASTGATVQAARKIPELRSRLPLDGGESHAYEAIARAAVNGDAAAYAVLDQAATCLAVAATSVVNLLDLGRLVLTGPGVALAGSIFARRLRAQLDGAAYSRHRHSVSVEISAQPRDAAGIGAAVLVVQAAVAPGHTPGRTS from the coding sequence ATGGCACGTCGAGAAGCGCCGGCGGCGGGGCCGGGCAGCCGCGCCCTCATCGTCGACGTCATCCGGTCCGCGGTGGCGATCAGCCGCGGTGAGCTCGTCGACCTGACCGGCCTCACCCAGCCGTCGATCTCGAACATCGTCCGGGAGCTGATCGCGGACGGCATCATCCACGAGATCGGCTCGCTCGACTCGGCGCACGGCCGGCCGCGCAAGCTCATCGCGATCAACCCGGCCAGCCGCTTCGGCATCGGGTTCCACCTCGGCCCGGAGACCGTCACCTGCGTCGCGGTCGACCTCACCGGCGGCGTGGTCGGCCGCGAGGCGGTCCCCCGGCTGCCCGGCGACGACGGCCGGGCGGACCGGCTGGCCGACCGGTTCGAGCACTTCACCGCGGGCCTGGACCTGCCCCGCGAGCGGATCGAGGGGCTGGCCGTGGTGGCCCCCGGCACGCTGCCGTCCGGCCTGCGCCCCGAGCTGTCCGCCCGGATCGGGGTGCCGGTCCTGCTGGAGAACGACGCGGCCGCGGCGGCGCTGGGCGAGTTCTGGAGCCGCCGGGTCTCCCGCGAGCAGGCGTTCGGGTGCCTCTACCTGGGCACCGGGATCGGCGCCGGGCTGGTCTTCGGTGGCGCGCTGTTCCGCGGGGCCGGCTTCGGCGCCGGCGAGTTCGGGCACATGTCCATCGACCACCGGGGCCGGTCGTGCCCGTGCGGCAACCGGGGCTGCGTGCAGCAGTACGCGTCCACCGGGGCCACCGTGCAGGCCGCCCGGAAGATCCCCGAGCTGCGGTCCCGGCTGCCGCTGGACGGTGGCGAGTCGCACGCGTACGAGGCGATCGCCCGGGCCGCGGTCAACGGCGACGCGGCCGCCTACGCGGTGCTGGACCAGGCGGCCACCTGTCTGGCGGTGGCGGCGACCTCGGTGGTGAACCTGCTCGACCTGGGCCGGCTGGTGCTCACCGGCCCGGGCGTCGCGCTCGCCGGGTCGATCTTCGCCCGCCGGCTGCGCGCCCAGCTGGACGGCGCGGCGTACTCCCGGCACCGGCACAGCGTGTCCGTGGAGATCTCCGCCCAGCCCCGCGACGCGGCCGGGATCGGCGCCGCGGTGCTGGTCGTCCAGGCGGCCGTGGCGCCCGGCCACACCCCGGGACGGACCTCGTGA
- a CDS encoding PfkB family carbohydrate kinase encodes MRRFLVVGESILDVLTVPGTADPELPGTARRELPGTARRELPGGSPANVAVGLARLGNDVGLWTHLGADPAGDLLREHLTGAGVNLLAPITGVTSRALAELQPDGSARYDFAVDWPRWPGGPAPDEPAAHLHTGSIAALMAPGGTDVESLVHARRATTTISYDPNIRPSLVGDREHCRARVEAIAAVSDVVKASDEDLAWLYPGTPARDAARALLERGPALVCVTLGAEGAVAVTAGAEVSVPRVTVTVVDTVGAGDAFMSGLLDALEGRKLLGVAARERLRAIGAAEVREVLSHAALVAGLTVARAGAAPPTRVELDART; translated from the coding sequence ATGAGGCGCTTCCTGGTCGTCGGCGAGTCCATCCTGGACGTCCTCACCGTGCCCGGCACGGCCGACCCCGAACTGCCCGGCACCGCCCGCCGGGAACTGCCCGGCACCGCCCGCCGGGAACTGCCCGGCGGCAGCCCGGCGAACGTGGCGGTCGGCCTGGCCCGGCTCGGCAACGACGTCGGCCTGTGGACCCACCTCGGCGCCGACCCGGCCGGTGACCTGCTGCGCGAGCACCTCACCGGCGCCGGCGTGAACCTGCTCGCGCCGATCACCGGGGTCACCTCCCGGGCGCTCGCCGAGCTGCAGCCGGACGGCTCCGCCCGGTACGACTTCGCCGTCGACTGGCCGCGCTGGCCGGGCGGCCCGGCCCCGGACGAGCCGGCCGCGCACCTGCACACCGGGTCGATCGCGGCGCTGATGGCGCCGGGCGGCACCGACGTCGAGTCGCTGGTGCACGCCCGGCGGGCCACCACGACCATCAGTTACGACCCGAACATCCGGCCCTCGCTGGTCGGCGACCGGGAGCACTGCCGGGCCCGGGTGGAGGCGATCGCCGCGGTCAGTGACGTGGTCAAGGCCAGCGACGAGGACCTCGCATGGCTCTACCCCGGGACGCCGGCGCGGGACGCGGCCCGCGCTCTGCTGGAGCGGGGCCCGGCACTGGTCTGCGTGACGCTGGGGGCGGAGGGCGCGGTCGCGGTGACAGCCGGCGCCGAGGTGTCGGTGCCCCGGGTGACCGTGACCGTGGTCGACACCGTCGGGGCCGGGGACGCCTTCATGTCCGGGCTGCTCGACGCGCTGGAGGGGCGGAAGCTGCTCGGGGTCGCGGCGCGGGAGCGGCTGCGGGCGATCGGTGCGGCGGAGGTCCGGGAGGTGCTCTCCCACGCCGCCCTGGTCGCGGGACTCACCGTGGCGCGGGCCGGTGCCGCGCCGCCGACCCGGGTGGAGCTGGACGCCCGCACCTGA
- a CDS encoding LacI family DNA-binding transcriptional regulator: protein MTQRPRRVGLVLARASQVLGEEPYYHEFIEGLERLLIPAGISVLVKVVTDHTAESATYQQWSAEQRVGAVIMVDLSPGDERVDLVRRLGLPAVVVGDPSTADGLPTVWTDDAGSAREAVRFLAGRGHTVVGHVSGPRSLAHTQLRLGGFRAEAADRGVTLISAEGDYSQESGRVTTAQLLAGHPVRPTAIVYDNDVMALSGMETIRKHGLSVPGDLSVVAWDDSAQCQLALPALSAMSHDVGRIGEIAAGAVLDAMREHSVHEVYEAPQAHIVERDSTG, encoded by the coding sequence GTGACACAACGACCACGGCGGGTCGGCCTCGTGCTGGCCCGGGCGTCCCAGGTGCTCGGCGAGGAGCCGTACTACCACGAGTTCATCGAGGGGCTGGAACGGCTGCTCATCCCGGCCGGGATCTCGGTGCTGGTCAAGGTGGTCACCGACCACACGGCGGAGAGCGCCACCTACCAGCAGTGGTCGGCCGAGCAGCGGGTCGGCGCGGTGATCATGGTCGACCTCAGCCCCGGCGACGAGCGCGTCGACCTGGTCCGCCGGCTCGGCCTGCCGGCCGTGGTGGTCGGCGACCCGTCCACCGCGGACGGGCTGCCCACGGTCTGGACCGACGACGCCGGCTCGGCCCGGGAGGCGGTCCGGTTCCTGGCCGGCCGCGGGCACACCGTGGTCGGGCACGTCAGCGGGCCGCGCTCACTGGCGCACACCCAGCTGCGGCTGGGCGGCTTCCGGGCCGAGGCGGCCGACCGCGGGGTCACCCTGATCAGCGCCGAGGGCGACTACTCGCAGGAGTCCGGCCGGGTGACCACCGCCCAGCTGCTGGCCGGCCACCCGGTCCGGCCGACCGCGATCGTCTACGACAACGACGTGATGGCGCTCAGCGGCATGGAGACGATCCGCAAGCACGGCCTCAGCGTGCCCGGCGACCTCTCGGTGGTGGCCTGGGACGACTCCGCGCAGTGCCAGCTCGCGCTGCCGGCGCTCTCCGCGATGAGCCACGACGTCGGCCGGATCGGCGAGATCGCCGCGGGCGCGGTGCTCGACGCGATGCGCGAACACTCCGTGCACGAGGTGTACGAGGCCCCGCAGGCGCACATCGTGGAACGGGACAGCACGGGCTGA
- a CDS encoding aminoglycoside phosphotransferase family protein → MHPDQVDISAGTVAALVASQFPEWRALPIVPVPSDGTVNALFRLGDDIVLRFPLRPAAGEERRQELADEQENARRVRRHVPLPVPEPLGLGRPGPGYPGFWSLSRWIPGRTVTPREMGDPDVFAADLAGFVTAVHAIDTEGRVWNGRSRGGPLHLADAEVRQALRASGRLTDTGRLARIWDECRDAPAGAGPGVWLHGDLMPGNLLVRDGRLAAVIDLGAMAVGDPAVDLMPAWNLLPASARETYRRALAVDDATWQRGRGWALVQAIMALPYYVDTNPAMAATARHTLDALLA, encoded by the coding sequence ATGCACCCCGATCAGGTCGACATCAGCGCCGGGACGGTCGCGGCCCTGGTCGCGAGCCAGTTCCCCGAGTGGCGGGCGCTGCCGATCGTGCCGGTCCCCTCCGACGGCACGGTGAACGCGCTGTTCCGGCTCGGTGACGACATCGTGCTGCGGTTCCCGCTGCGGCCGGCCGCCGGCGAGGAGCGCCGGCAGGAGCTGGCCGACGAGCAGGAGAACGCGCGCCGGGTCCGCCGGCATGTCCCGCTGCCGGTTCCCGAGCCGCTCGGGCTGGGCCGGCCCGGTCCCGGCTATCCCGGTTTCTGGTCGCTGTCCCGGTGGATTCCGGGACGGACGGTCACCCCGCGGGAGATGGGTGATCCGGACGTCTTCGCCGCCGATCTGGCCGGGTTCGTGACCGCCGTGCACGCGATCGACACCGAGGGCCGGGTCTGGAACGGGCGCAGCCGCGGTGGCCCGCTGCACCTCGCGGACGCCGAGGTGCGGCAGGCGCTGCGGGCGAGCGGCCGGCTCACCGACACCGGCCGGCTCGCCCGGATCTGGGACGAGTGCCGGGACGCGCCGGCCGGCGCCGGTCCCGGTGTCTGGCTGCACGGCGACCTGATGCCGGGCAACCTGCTGGTCCGCGACGGTCGGCTGGCCGCGGTCATCGATCTGGGCGCGATGGCGGTCGGCGATCCCGCCGTCGACCTGATGCCGGCCTGGAACCTGCTGCCGGCGAGCGCCCGGGAGACCTACCGGCGGGCGCTCGCCGTGGACGACGCGACCTGGCAGCGCGGCCGCGGCTGGGCGCTGGTCCAGGCGATCATGGCGCTGCCGTACTACGTCGACACCAACCCGGCGATGGCCGCGACTGCCCGGCACACCCTCGACGCCCTGCTCGCCTGA
- a CDS encoding AGE family epimerase/isomerase has product MSSVTPPPDTGWLPEETGRLLGFGRAFPHPLGGAAWLRTDGTPDLHAPVQTWITARMAHVYSLAHLLGVPGADTLADTALAGLTGVLHDDRHGGWHPSVAADGVPATGKSCYDHAFVVLAAASGTLAHRPGARRLLTEALGTLTGRFWEPEHRMFADEWDTRWQRLDDYRGLNANMHAVEAMLAAYDATGQRECLDRALAITERTTGWGRAHGWRLPEHYDAGWRPLLDYHRDRPRDPFKPFGATVGHALEWSRLILHLEATLGTAAPDWLSPAAEALFHQAVADGWAVDGAPGFVYTTDWDGTPVVRERMHWVAAEALAAAAALHRRTGERDCAEWFDTWSAYVREHFLDREQGSWWHELDTANRPAASTWPGKPDLYHAVQATLIPRAPLTPGLAAACAMGAVR; this is encoded by the coding sequence ATGTCTTCGGTCACACCCCCGCCGGACACCGGCTGGCTTCCCGAGGAGACCGGGCGGCTGCTCGGCTTCGGGCGCGCGTTCCCGCACCCGCTGGGCGGCGCGGCCTGGCTGCGCACCGACGGCACGCCGGACCTGCACGCCCCGGTCCAGACCTGGATCACCGCCCGGATGGCGCACGTCTACAGCCTGGCCCACCTGCTCGGCGTGCCCGGCGCCGACACCCTCGCGGACACCGCGCTGGCCGGCCTGACCGGGGTGCTGCACGACGACCGGCACGGCGGCTGGCACCCCTCGGTCGCCGCGGACGGCGTGCCGGCCACCGGGAAATCCTGCTACGACCACGCCTTCGTGGTGCTCGCCGCGGCCTCCGGCACGCTGGCCCACCGGCCGGGCGCCCGCCGGCTGCTGACCGAGGCGCTCGGCACGCTCACCGGGCGGTTCTGGGAACCGGAGCACCGGATGTTCGCCGACGAGTGGGACACCCGGTGGCAGCGGCTCGACGACTACCGCGGGCTGAACGCCAACATGCACGCGGTCGAGGCGATGCTCGCCGCCTACGACGCGACCGGGCAGCGGGAGTGCCTGGACCGCGCCCTGGCGATCACCGAGCGGACCACCGGCTGGGGCCGCGCGCACGGCTGGCGGCTGCCGGAACACTACGACGCCGGATGGCGGCCCCTGCTGGACTACCACCGGGACCGGCCGCGGGACCCGTTCAAGCCGTTCGGCGCGACGGTCGGCCACGCCCTGGAGTGGTCGCGGCTGATCCTGCACCTGGAGGCGACCCTCGGCACGGCCGCTCCGGACTGGCTGTCGCCCGCCGCGGAAGCCCTGTTCCACCAGGCCGTCGCGGACGGCTGGGCGGTCGACGGCGCGCCCGGCTTCGTCTACACCACCGACTGGGACGGCACCCCGGTGGTCCGGGAACGGATGCACTGGGTCGCCGCCGAAGCGCTCGCCGCGGCCGCCGCCCTGCACCGGCGCACCGGCGAGCGGGACTGCGCCGAGTGGTTCGACACCTGGTCGGCCTACGTGCGCGAGCACTTCCTGGACCGCGAGCAGGGCTCCTGGTGGCACGAGCTGGACACCGCCAACCGGCCGGCCGCGTCGACCTGGCCGGGCAAGCCGGACCTCTACCACGCGGTGCAGGCCACCCTGATCCCGCGGGCCCCGCTCACTCCCGGCCTGGCCGCGGCCTGCGCGATGGGAGCCGTGCGATGA